The Phycisphaeraceae bacterium genome has a window encoding:
- a CDS encoding DinB family protein, with the protein MPATVSQIADIMIASGSRALGYGELLLKDIPADRFAHMPLPNMNHAAFNYGHLSIYPNRLLSMIGRDDLVVEKPGFTDLFKAGSPCVEQDGRYPAKDVIASYYVDRYQALLKALEGVAEETFARPNPAEGRMRELFPTVGKAVNFLLGAHHMMHLGQVSAWRRAIGLGSAM; encoded by the coding sequence ATGCCGGCGACGGTTTCCCAGATCGCGGACATCATGATCGCTTCGGGGTCGCGGGCCCTGGGCTACGGCGAACTGCTGCTCAAGGACATTCCCGCCGACAGGTTCGCCCACATGCCCCTGCCCAACATGAATCACGCGGCCTTCAACTACGGCCATCTGTCCATCTATCCCAACCGGCTGCTGAGCATGATCGGGCGGGACGACCTGGTGGTCGAGAAGCCGGGTTTCACAGACCTCTTCAAGGCGGGCAGTCCCTGCGTGGAGCAGGACGGGCGCTACCCCGCCAAGGACGTGATCGCGTCCTACTACGTGGACCGCTACCAGGCGCTGCTGAAAGCCCTGGAGGGCGTGGCGGAAGAAACCTTCGCCAGGCCCAATCCGGCGGAGGGGCGGATGCGCGAACTCTTCCCAACCGTGGGCAAGGCGGTCAACTTTCTGCTCGGGGCGCATCACATGATGCACCTGGGGCAGGTCAGCGCGTGGCGACGCGCCATCGGGCTGGGTTCGGCGATGTGA